The Fluoribacter dumoffii NY 23 genome contains a region encoding:
- a CDS encoding sensor histidine kinase yields the protein MKFNIYIKILTAFFVIFLILVLAFFKYLKSVETKIIVNAGQTMSQGLLISLEKELINNPKSNWDAIIKKKTDNLIHLIVIDSLKLTLKQNNQLNNGEIIFLSGTTYQFLNEVIVEHTAYKKIGNTPYALAYNFSDPGEIIFNYMNPVLIQIVQHLLSKSKNTWSNELLQLEKIYGFPLHVYKTKSKHLPGNIINSLSTKRLVFETNKNSSQIVILYYSFSGGILKIGPLSYLPVMARISDVMYYFIGTFFFLSLCLIAFFSLLFVRNMKKVYQITKNFSQGNFDFHRKIGTTSILYGLYVNIIHMGEQLKELIESHKQLCRFVAHEIRTPLSTIQMATDSIKRKNAEDVLLNKQLNSIQEDIADMNRLVSTFLIYSKMHSNELKLKQSETDIIVWLRKLLESYSSSTFEITFHTNELNSLKAYIDENNLKHAVTNLITNAMKFAEHTISLTISLDNSHILIHVDDDGSGLPDDGADDIFSEYTIAENSGIGDKHIGLGLAIVKKVVNLHGGKVMATQSPILKGARFTIVLPRYS from the coding sequence ATGAAATTTAATATTTATATTAAAATTTTGACTGCGTTCTTCGTGATTTTTTTAATTCTTGTTTTGGCATTTTTTAAATATTTAAAGTCAGTTGAGACAAAGATAATTGTTAATGCAGGACAAACGATGTCACAAGGACTTTTAATTAGTTTAGAAAAAGAGTTAATTAATAATCCGAAATCAAACTGGGATGCAATAATAAAGAAAAAAACAGATAATCTTATTCATCTTATAGTAATCGACAGTCTAAAACTCACCCTGAAGCAGAATAATCAATTAAATAATGGTGAAATCATTTTTTTATCAGGTACAACCTATCAATTTCTAAACGAGGTAATTGTAGAACATACTGCGTATAAAAAAATTGGTAATACCCCGTATGCATTAGCTTACAATTTTTCAGATCCTGGCGAAATTATTTTTAATTATATGAATCCTGTTTTAATACAAATCGTTCAACATTTATTATCAAAATCAAAAAATACATGGAGTAATGAACTATTACAGTTAGAAAAAATATATGGTTTTCCTCTTCATGTTTATAAAACTAAAAGTAAACACTTACCAGGTAATATAATTAATTCTTTATCAACAAAGCGTTTAGTATTTGAAACCAATAAAAACTCGTCACAAATTGTTATTCTCTATTATAGTTTTAGTGGTGGAATACTCAAAATTGGCCCACTAAGCTATCTGCCCGTTATGGCAAGAATCAGTGATGTTATGTATTATTTTATAGGGACTTTCTTTTTTTTATCCCTTTGTCTTATTGCCTTTTTTTCATTGCTTTTTGTTAGAAATATGAAAAAGGTGTATCAGATAACTAAAAATTTCAGTCAAGGGAACTTTGATTTTCATCGGAAAATAGGTACCACCTCTATTTTGTATGGGCTGTATGTAAATATCATCCACATGGGTGAGCAATTAAAAGAACTGATTGAATCACATAAACAATTGTGCCGGTTTGTCGCGCATGAAATTAGGACCCCTTTGTCAACCATACAAATGGCGACGGATAGTATCAAAAGGAAAAATGCTGAAGATGTATTACTCAATAAACAGCTAAACAGCATACAAGAAGATATTGCAGATATGAATCGCCTCGTCAGCACTTTTTTGATTTACTCAAAAATGCATTCAAACGAATTGAAATTAAAACAGTCTGAGACCGATATAATAGTATGGTTAAGAAAGCTATTAGAGTCTTATTCTTCATCGACATTTGAAATTACATTTCATACTAATGAGTTAAATTCTTTGAAAGCATACATAGATGAAAATAATTTAAAACATGCTGTTACCAATTTGATTACAAATGCTATGAAATTTGCAGAGCACACTATTTCTTTAACCATTTCGCTGGATAATAGTCATATTTTAATTCACGTAGACGATGATGGCTCAGGCTTGCCGGATGATGGTGCGGATGACATTTTTTCTGAATATACAATTGCCGAAAACTCCGGAATTGGAGATAAACATATTGGGTTAGGATTAGCTATTGTTAAAAAAGTTGTTAATCTCCACGGAGGAAAGGTCATGGCTACACAATCACCGATATTAAAAGGTGCTCGATTCACCATAGTACTTCCAAGATATTCTTAG
- a CDS encoding aminoglycoside adenylyltransferase domain-containing protein, producing MKSTKPPIEMTLVERVAINPWIYPPLFDFQYGEWLRSSFEMGNFEPWSDRAMPDLALIITQVLLKSHTLMGESPKQLLDPVPYSDFINAMLHDLDRLSAELEQDTRNVLLTYARIWSTLETNEIRSKPIAADWVIDRLPKMYQPVMNRAKHICIGLEDEYWDDINVLVKPCADFILSRIIDQKLSINLKDPCALIRLT from the coding sequence ATGAAAAGTACGAAGCCACCTATAGAAATGACCCTTGTGGAAAGGGTCGCAATTAATCCTTGGATTTATCCACCCCTTTTTGATTTCCAATATGGCGAATGGCTTCGCTCATCATTTGAAATGGGAAATTTTGAACCATGGTCTGATCGTGCAATGCCGGATCTTGCGCTGATTATCACGCAGGTCTTATTGAAGAGTCATACATTGATGGGGGAAAGCCCTAAGCAACTATTAGACCCGGTCCCATATAGCGACTTTATAAACGCGATGCTTCATGATCTTGATAGACTTTCAGCGGAACTTGAACAGGACACTCGAAATGTATTACTAACCTATGCACGGATTTGGAGTACATTAGAAACTAATGAGATTCGATCGAAACCTATAGCAGCAGATTGGGTGATTGATCGTCTACCTAAAATGTATCAGCCCGTGATGAACAGAGCGAAACACATATGCATTGGTTTGGAAGATGAATATTGGGATGATATTAATGTGCTTGTAAAACCCTGTGCTGATTTTATATTAAGTAGAATTATCGATCAAAAGTTATCAATAAATCTAAAAGATCCTTGCGCCTTAATAAGGCTAACCTAG
- a CDS encoding ankyrin repeat domain-containing protein, with the protein MKDAAIEILIYKPDPDHPLPENQRGVVINPHLKQRFKQFVPIGVYLEGPDLKYYFFDQCDKSPKIYSSLDELKRDLPEELDNIFEKNPKLFIMGHAGGGEYGMGNCHGPSEQLYDDNFDNLLHGFKRALPAHHGEVFVTLEGCNTDNQLNAAANSQEKTFLERVSVKHPEITFGGTGPWDAQDVQTGFRSLSPASPITSMAGNIWKAGNSVIFHHGEYQVAVRKSLFASTQTAKELKVNTLEYARAILGKDEADELIAKIALNRDILSIQDLKKIDSFPELRFEGEDVAKFVEQENQILGKEQENYLNRVRDILGRADPIEQLTHRDVLELLLGLKEPSVFKGHEDLLESILANKALLNLAMVSCGKVLIGGPSNDGVIALLLKHGADINSTDKKSMTALHYAVQNFYNYRKEPLHLIKKLIECGASLEVRNEKGQTPIETAQEHSKDGRVTASDKLLASLKSSNSPPTPLELKQSVRQIFQMSQHKADELLSLPIAKREYSKCSEGTLYIPGDVVEKLHGILQSAKGNNELLSAFESELSMVISALEKGIGTGEVVDGEEDEFIPKRFENAKLQLTAVMDALVEMKQEIDTSKDAKVGANFQN; encoded by the coding sequence ATGAAAGACGCTGCAATAGAAATCTTAATATATAAACCAGATCCAGATCATCCACTGCCTGAAAATCAGAGAGGTGTGGTGATAAATCCTCACTTAAAACAACGGTTCAAGCAATTTGTTCCAATTGGCGTCTATTTAGAAGGCCCTGATTTGAAGTATTATTTTTTCGATCAGTGTGATAAATCCCCAAAAATCTATAGTAGTTTGGATGAACTCAAACGAGACTTACCGGAAGAACTAGACAATATATTTGAGAAAAACCCAAAATTATTTATTATGGGCCATGCTGGTGGTGGCGAATATGGTATGGGTAATTGCCATGGCCCAAGTGAGCAGTTATATGATGATAATTTTGATAATTTATTACATGGTTTTAAACGAGCATTGCCCGCACATCATGGTGAAGTTTTTGTGACTTTAGAAGGTTGTAATACAGACAATCAACTTAATGCTGCAGCAAACTCACAGGAAAAAACATTTTTAGAAAGAGTGTCAGTGAAACATCCAGAAATCACGTTTGGTGGAACTGGACCATGGGATGCGCAAGATGTACAGACCGGCTTCCGATCCCTTTCGCCGGCATCCCCTATCACATCGATGGCAGGAAATATTTGGAAGGCTGGAAACAGTGTTATTTTTCATCATGGTGAATATCAAGTTGCCGTTCGAAAATCTTTATTTGCCTCAACACAAACAGCTAAAGAATTAAAAGTTAACACCCTAGAATATGCCCGTGCAATTCTAGGTAAAGACGAAGCCGATGAACTGATAGCAAAAATCGCTTTAAATCGAGATATTCTAAGCATTCAAGATTTAAAGAAAATTGATAGTTTTCCAGAATTGCGATTTGAAGGAGAAGATGTTGCAAAGTTTGTTGAACAGGAAAACCAAATATTAGGTAAAGAACAAGAAAATTATTTAAACCGTGTCCGTGATATCTTAGGTCGGGCGGATCCTATAGAACAACTGACACATAGAGATGTACTAGAACTTCTCTTAGGTTTAAAAGAACCTTCTGTATTTAAAGGTCATGAAGACTTGCTCGAGTCAATTCTAGCTAATAAAGCTTTGTTAAACCTGGCAATGGTAAGTTGTGGAAAAGTCCTTATTGGTGGCCCAAGTAATGATGGCGTCATTGCTTTATTATTAAAACATGGCGCTGATATTAATAGTACTGATAAAAAAAGCATGACGGCTTTGCACTATGCGGTACAGAATTTTTATAATTATAGAAAAGAGCCCTTACATCTCATTAAAAAGTTAATAGAGTGTGGTGCTAGTCTTGAAGTGCGAAATGAAAAAGGACAGACTCCTATCGAGACAGCGCAAGAACATAGCAAAGATGGACGAGTGACTGCTAGTGATAAGCTTCTCGCATCTTTGAAATCTAGCAATTCGCCACCAACTCCCTTAGAACTAAAACAATCTGTTAGACAAATATTTCAGATGAGTCAACACAAGGCTGATGAACTACTTTCATTACCTATTGCGAAACGTGAATATAGCAAATGTAGTGAAGGCACTCTTTATATTCCTGGAGATGTAGTGGAAAAATTGCATGGAATCTTGCAATCTGCAAAGGGGAATAATGAACTATTATCGGCGTTTGAATCAGAGCTTAGTATGGTTATCAGTGCTCTTGAAAAAGGTATTGGAACTGGAGAAGTGGTTGATGGCGAGGAAGATGAATTCATCCCTAAACGTTTTGAAAATGCAAAACTCCAGTTAACAGCGGTTATGGACGCACTGGTTGAGATGAAACAAGAGATCGATACTTCAAAAGATGCTAAAGTTGGGGCCAACTTCCAAAACTAA
- a CDS encoding nucleotidyltransferase domain-containing protein, protein MFDTSILFSEYRRRVLALLLLHPDERYHVREIARLTNTTAGTLHRELSKLAKSKVLLREQSGNQVYYQANRNFPIYTELSSILKKTSGLVDVLFDFLTPLAEKIEVAFVFGSVAKGTENLGSDIDVLIIGEVDFTEAVAALYAAQASLGREINPKIYSREQWKSSLQKQDLFIQEVLNNPKLFIMGAEHDLG, encoded by the coding sequence ATGTTTGATACTTCAATATTGTTTTCTGAATATCGGCGGCGTGTGCTGGCACTTTTATTGCTGCATCCTGATGAGCGTTATCATGTCCGAGAGATTGCGCGGTTAACGAATACCACAGCGGGTACACTTCATCGAGAACTATCCAAACTTGCTAAATCCAAAGTACTTCTGCGCGAGCAGAGCGGTAATCAAGTTTATTACCAAGCAAATCGAAATTTTCCTATTTATACGGAGCTTTCAAGCATTTTAAAGAAAACGTCTGGTTTGGTGGATGTGTTGTTTGATTTTTTAACTCCATTAGCTGAAAAAATTGAAGTAGCTTTTGTTTTTGGCTCGGTGGCCAAAGGAACCGAAAACCTTGGAAGTGATATTGATGTGCTTATTATTGGTGAGGTTGATTTTACAGAAGCAGTTGCAGCTCTTTATGCTGCCCAAGCGAGTTTAGGGAGAGAAATTAACCCCAAAATATATTCCAGGGAACAATGGAAGTCATCTTTACAAAAACAAGATCTTTTCATTCAGGAGGTTTTAAATAATCCCAAGCTATTTATTATGGGAGCTGAACATGACCTTGGATAA
- a CDS encoding DNA-binding protein yields MTLDNLIGISLEKIPPHPDTINRLLHAAERNIVDSKIDLVSAENRFDAAYKAIMQIANAALQSHGYRTLTSKPGHHQTMIQLLPQTLGIDKKTVIILDAMRKQRNIADYSGDIIPESAVITCIAQAEALLKDFKKWLSVNDGKQQ; encoded by the coding sequence ATGACCTTGGATAATTTAATTGGCATCAGCCTGGAAAAAATACCACCTCACCCAGATACCATAAATCGGCTTTTGCATGCTGCTGAACGTAATATTGTGGATTCAAAAATTGACTTGGTTAGCGCGGAGAATCGCTTTGATGCTGCCTATAAAGCAATTATGCAAATAGCAAATGCAGCACTTCAATCTCATGGATATCGAACCTTGACTTCTAAACCAGGACATCATCAAACGATGATTCAGTTATTGCCTCAGACTTTAGGTATTGATAAAAAAACAGTGATTATATTGGATGCTATGCGTAAACAACGCAATATTGCAGATTATTCTGGCGATATTATTCCTGAGAGTGCAGTAATAACTTGTATTGCTCAAGCAGAAGCATTGTTAAAGGATTTTAAAAAATGGCTGAGTGTTAATGATGGAAAACAACAGTGA
- a CDS encoding response regulator: protein MKDKSILLVEDNVKLANYLKESLQEAGYDVSIEKRGDRSVYRIIREQPCLVILDIMLPGMNGDQICHTIRDEYLGKILMLTAINDIESEVSSLNLGADDYLTKPVADEVLKARIEALLRRPNLVNNQNQFHFGNFSINFSTKSVQLFDEEISISTSDFEMLALLVKNHDRLLSRDSIMYALSGHEYDGVDRGIDLKISRLRKALNDNNKKPYRIKTIHKKGYIFVSAAWE, encoded by the coding sequence ATGAAAGATAAATCAATATTGCTTGTAGAAGATAACGTTAAGTTAGCAAATTACCTCAAAGAAAGCTTACAAGAAGCAGGTTATGATGTTTCTATTGAAAAACGTGGTGATAGATCGGTCTATCGCATCATTCGTGAGCAACCTTGCCTAGTAATATTAGATATAATGCTTCCTGGCATGAATGGAGATCAAATATGCCATACCATTAGAGATGAGTATTTGGGGAAAATACTCATGCTAACAGCAATTAATGATATTGAAAGTGAAGTATCCTCTTTAAATTTAGGAGCAGATGACTACTTAACTAAACCTGTTGCAGACGAGGTTTTGAAAGCAAGAATAGAGGCATTGTTACGTCGACCCAATTTAGTTAATAATCAAAATCAATTTCACTTTGGCAATTTTTCTATCAATTTTAGTACTAAGAGTGTTCAGCTCTTTGATGAAGAAATTTCAATAAGTACCAGTGATTTTGAAATGCTTGCTTTGTTGGTTAAGAACCATGATAGGTTGCTGAGTCGAGATAGCATTATGTATGCTCTTTCTGGGCATGAATATGATGGGGTTGATAGAGGTATCGATTTAAAAATATCACGTTTAAGAAAGGCATTGAATGATAATAATAAAAAGCCCTATCGTATAAAAACAATTCATAAAAAAGGATATATATTTGTATCAGCGGCTTGGGAATAA